In the Kitasatospora terrestris genome, one interval contains:
- the bldC gene encoding developmental transcriptional regulator BldC, with the protein MTARTPDAEPLLTPAEVATMFRVDPKTVTRWAKAGKLTSIRTLGGHRRYREAEVRALLAGIPAQRTEV; encoded by the coding sequence ATGACCGCTCGTACCCCTGACGCTGAGCCCCTGCTGACGCCGGCAGAGGTCGCCACCATGTTCCGCGTGGACCCCAAGACGGTGACCCGCTGGGCCAAGGCAGGCAAGCTCACGTCCATCCGGACCCTCGGCGGCCACCGCCGCTACCGCGAGGCGGAGGTGCGCGCCCTGCTGGCCGGGATTCCGGCCCAGCGCACCGAGGTCTGA